TTATTATAAATTTATTTTTTGCCTCGCCAATGCTTGTTTTGAATTTTATTACAACCCCCGGTTCGATAATAAGTTTTGCGCCTTTTTCCACGATTACATCTTTCTCAATTAAATAAGGGCTGTCTTTTATTGTCCATTTTCTGTCTTTGATAATGCGATATTCCGGTGTGGAAGCATGAATAAAAGCCTGCATTAAAGTAACAATAGCTAAAACAAAACAGATTATAGTTTGACATCTTTTTATCATGATGTTTTCCTTACGTATTAAAAAAACAGCAAATACCTCATATGTAGTTATACATGATTCAGATGCAAATTGTTTCACTTTTTATTATATATTATTTAATTTACCGGCACCCATAAAAACAGGGTGCCATGATAACCTTCGGGTGCATTTAAAGTTTTAGTTCTATTTTTACCGTCAGGATCAATTATATAATAAAAAGAGAAATTTTCAAGCTGGTTAAAAGCTATCTTTTTGCCGTCCGGCGACCAGCAAGGGAATTCTTCATTGGTATTAGTATCGGTTAATTGTGTGATAGAATTATTGCTAAACTTAAGAACAGATATGTCCATATTTCCATTTTTACTTGAACTAAACACAATATTTTCTCCATCAGGGGAAAATACCGGATAAACATCATGTGAAAAAGGGTCATCTGTAAGGTTTTTCAGTTCAGTCCCCCCAAAATCAGTTACATATATTTCCCAATTATTGTCCCTGAAAGAATTGAAAAGGGCCTTGTCTTTATAAATATGCCATGGTATATTTTGAGTAGAGGTGTAATTATGCGGTGCAATTTGAGCAGAAGATTCATAAGTGGATATTTGATGTGTCAAAAAATCGGAATAATTGGCTTTTCCCGTTATATCTTCGCCCTCCACTAAGCTTTTAAAACTTTTTCCTATCGTTTCTTCACTTGTAATTTCCCAAAAGTTGCTGTTTAAATTCAGGGTTTCTCTTATTCTGCCGAGGCCGATAGTCGGACGCTCTTCTTTAAATTTTATATGATTAAAATTTACCAGAGGAATGGAATCATCCCACAGGGCGATTTCAGAACCAATATTGTCCTTAATAACGTTGTAAATAATTGATGGTGAAGATTCAATACAGGTTATCCCTGTTCCGTTTTGATGAATTAAATTATTACTAATCAACGGATTGCCGCCTAACAATAGAATAATTCCCGAGGATAAATTTTTGTATATGTTATTTGCAATTATTACAGGTGAAGATTGAAAACTAACTATTCCATAAGCAGTGTTCCCATAAATTTCATTATTTGTGATAACCGGCATTGCATTTGTGAATACAACTATCCCTCTTCCCCATACCTCTCTTATTATGTTATTGGAAATAATAGGCCGGGAATAAGTGGAAGCACAAATTCCATAACCTTTGTTTTTTTCAATTGTATTATTTATTATTCTGGGATTAGAATATACCGCACAGGAAATTCCGCCCGGGATACTGCGGAAAGTCCCGTTTTCAGTAAAAAAGTTATTGCTGATAACGGGAGATGACCGGTCCTCACATACAATAGCTACTTCGTTAGAATTAAAACTGTTGTTATTAATATCAGGTGAAGAGTTAAAACATCCAATCCC
The sequence above is drawn from the bacterium genome and encodes:
- a CDS encoding right-handed parallel beta-helix repeat-containing protein translates to MKKVYNLLKITFFLCILTPETSMGMGREAKSSVITKDTIWSKASSPYKIEKDIFIKKDAVLTIEPGVKIIFTKTSKNSKPKLIVRGALRARGEKDNNITFTSDYPLSGTWGGIIFEGVKNTKSEMSFCRIEYAACGIGCFNSSPDINNNSFNSNEVAIVCEDRSSPVISNNFFTENGTFRSIPGGISCAVYSNPRIINNTIEKNKGYGICASTYSRPIISNNIIREVWGRGIVVFTNAMPVITNNEIYGNTAYGIVSFQSSPVIIANNIYKNLSSGIILLLGGNPLISNNLIHQNGTGITCIESSPSIIYNVIKDNIGSEIALWDDSIPLVNFNHIKFKEERPTIGLGRIRETLNLNSNFWEITSEETIGKSFKSLVEGEDITGKANYSDFLTHQISTYESSAQIAPHNYTSTQNIPWHIYKDKALFNSFRDNNWEIYVTDFGGTELKNLTDDPFSHDVYPVFSPDGENIVFSSSKNGNMDISVLKFSNNSITQLTDTNTNEEFPCWSPDGKKIAFNQLENFSFYYIIDPDGKNRTKTLNAPEGYHGTLFLWVPVN